CCAATTTTGCCAGTGCTTGCAACACGAGTAATGGATTCGATCACTGAGTCCACCATGTCATCGCTGATTGCGATTTCAATTTTTACTTTAGGTAAAAAATCAACCACATATTCAGCACCACGGTATAGTTCAGTGTGCCCTTTTTGACGACCAAAACCTTTCACTTCAGTGACGGTAATGCCTTGAACGCCAATTTCAGAGAGTGCTTCACGCACGTCATCTAATTTGAATGGTTTTACGATTGCTGTTACAAGTTTC
The sequence above is drawn from the Acinetobacter lanii genome and encodes:
- the glnK gene encoding P-II family nitrogen regulator, whose amino-acid sequence is MKLVTAIVKPFKLDDVREALSEIGVQGITVTEVKGFGRQKGHTELYRGAEYVVDFLPKVKIEIAISDDMVDSVIESITRVASTGKIGDGKIFVTNLEQVIRIRTGETGADAV